The Coffea arabica cultivar ET-39 chromosome 9c, Coffea Arabica ET-39 HiFi, whole genome shotgun sequence nucleotide sequence aaaatcaaatagacatatacatgtgtttaaacaaaatgtattcacacacattttttttagggtttccctcacatacataatTAGTTAGGGatggaaatattcattttttgaaatgtgagggatggagaaattcattttgtgaaatatgagggatgaaaaaatcattttataaaatgtgagggacgaaaaaatttgttttataaaatgtggaggactataaatcagattatataaaatataatttgacaaatttacccttaaaaaatgatcacgtgccttgcacgtgatggattcctgccaaaaaatgatcggaaacctagttagggactaaatttgatcgatgtgaatatgtaagagacataaaattacacttttaaaagtaagggatgaaaaaagtcattttataaaatgtgagagacGTTTTTTACGATTTTCCCAGATAAGAATTATAGGGATGGATACCCTATGACCCACCCCTTTTATTCGAATACCCGAGAATCGGGTATCCAAAAATAAGCGAAGCAGATTAGGATCCAAAAAATTATGATCCGATAAAGTAGACAACCAAATCATGTTCAAGTCGGATACCCGACTCGTGTCCAGCCAAGAAGTCTCCTTCAATCCTAATAAGTTCATGGAAGCTTGCGGCCCATTAATTTCTGTCGGCATCATCGCTTTCCTGCTTCCTTGTACTCCTCGTTCATAATTGACCAAAAATATGCGCCCTTATTAGTTTACCAATTAAAAACGACTACTAATTAGTAGTTGAACTTTCCCCTGTTTCATCGACTTTTCTGCTTCCAAATCTTGAATCCCCTTCCCGACATAAATGCCACAAACCAAGAAAATCCCAGGAAAATATTAGTAGTACCAGTATCTAAAATCTAAAATGCTTCTGAATCTTTCCTTTTTAGGAGGAAGTTTAgagtaattttcattttcttaacTTGTGACCAGGAGCATTTATGGCGTTTAGACAGTCGTCGTTTTCTCCACCCCTACTAAAATTCTTCGAAACTGACTGATCTGAGTGTTTTTCTATTCCATCTTGTGGTGAAACGAGTCGGGTAAAAGATTTAATTTGGAATATGAATGTGGAGAAGTCTCAGGTTTGGCAGCCTTGCAAGAAGAAGAGGGATTTAGAAATTTGATAATTAAATCAATATATTTTGTACTGCATAGGGGAAAATCGATAATTTCAGAGAGAGCCCACAAAGGAAAAGCTGTAAAATGGATGGGATTTGTACAAGAAGGGGACGTTGATTGCTCTTGGGGCGGCTGAGGCCCAGGCAGAAATATTTTTGGTTAAAAGAGAAATAGAGAttcatttgttaaaaaaaaaggtgggaTTTGCGAATATGAAGATGGCATCATCAAGATCAAGCGGAGGTAGCGGAGGGTTCGGTGCTTCGAAGACAAGAGTAGGAAGGTACGAGCTGGGAAAAACATTAGGGGAGGGGACTTTTGCTAAGGTGAAGTTTGCAAGAAATATAGAGACGGGTGAGAATGTGGCCATCAAGATTCTCGACAAAGAGAAGATTCTCAAACACAAAATGATCGGTCAGGTACCTTTTAGTTATTAGTTTTTGTGTAATTCACTATATTATTGAATGATGAACACATGTCTTTTAataattcttggttttgatcacTGACTAATATGGGTTGGTTTGCTTTTTTTCGTTTGATTCTGCATTTCTCCGTCTGTATGGAAATATAAAGAAGGGGTTgactttttaaaataaaactcCCTGTAGGTTTCttggtttcttttttgttttttttttctccttgtcGTGTTTGATTAATGTCATAAACTGATGTGAAATGTTTATATTGGCTGTCAAGTAGGTAAACGAATAAAGTttatatggttttttttttttttttgtgtgaaagGCTGCTTGATGAAGTTGTTCTTTCTTCAGCTTAGTGTGCAGTAGTAGCAATTACTAGAAGCAAGGATAAGTGGAACATTTTTGCTTGTAGTTTTttgtactaatattttttcaGCGGTCCCTTTATTTTTTGGCTTATCTGAGGCTACTCCAGCTTGCCTGTGATGAAAACTCTGGCTAACTGCTTTTACCTGTTGATTGTGAGTACTTCTTCTGACCATGTAGTCCTGTAAAGAGTTGTGCTGGGACAGATAACAGCAGAAATTTGGTACTATGGATTCAGTTCTATGTTCAATGCATCTGTCACACACTCTTCATGGAggcctagatatttttaattgtTGGAAAACCTATTAACATTTTGAAGAATTATTGTAaatgtgttgttgggttgtcaTAGCTTTCATGTGAAGCGTATTCCAACTCAACTAATTTAAATACTTTCATTTATGTTGTAATTCTGATTGTCCTTCGCAGATTAAACGTGAAATATCAACTATGAAGTTAATCAGGCATCCAAATGTCATCCGCATGTTTGAGGTTAGACATCAAAAATTGCTTGAATTGTTACTTGAGTTGGTTTCATAGCTTTTGCATGTATCTAGTCTTAGACAGTATAAATTTagattctgtttatttgattctgATTGACCTGTTGATTCTTCTGATTTGCACACTCTCCAATCTATTTTCTTATTAACACATCTCACTTCTCATTGAATTTGTGAGTTTCTCTTTCAAGATTGCTTTCTTCACTTGTTAGCATTTAAACTCCTGTTTAGGTCATGGCGAGCAAGACCAAGATATATATTGTGCTTGAATTTGTCACAGGTGGTGAACTCTTTGACAAAATTGTAAGAATGTTGTTACTTCaggtttttcttcttgttaCAATCACAATACGTCCTTTGGATAAAAGGGCTAATAATTTGCTCATTTTGAAACCAGGCTACTAAAGGTAGGCTTAAAGAAGATGAAGCAAGAAAGTATTTTCAGCAGCTAATTAATGCTGTAGATTATTGTCACAGCAGAGGTGTATGTCATAGGGACCTCAAGGTAATAAAATTGGTTGACCATTAAGTCTATCTTAAAATAGATGAGCCACTTACTTGGCCTGTTGTTGCAATGATGAGCAAATTTGTTATGACCTTAGCTTGGCCTGTTGTTGCAATGATGAGCAAATTTGTTATGACCTTAGCGTTATCTGTAACTCAGCCAGAAAACTTGTTGCTGGATGCAAATGGAGTTCTTAAAGTCTCAGATTTTGGATTAAGTGCACTGCCTCAGCAAGTTCGAGTATGACAATTCTGTTTTAAATTTGAGAAGAATATTATCACACATTCTTGTCTGTTCTCAATCTATCTCAAAATGATTAGCATACTGTATCATAGTCTATGAATAACTATGCCAAAGTTTCTACAGCCTGTGCTGCATAAGAGAATTCCAACATTTTCTTGATGTATTTGTTCAGGAAGATGGTTTACTACATACAACATGTGGAACACCAAATTATGTTGCTCCCGAGGTAcatgattaatattttgttCTACTCAATTTAGCTTGTTATTATAGTAATTGCTTCAGTTCTTATTCTTCAGTTTTTACCTACCCAGGTGATCAACAATAAAGGTTATGATGGTGCTAAAGCAGATTTGTGGTCTTGTGGCGTAATTCTTTTTGTCCTTATGGCTGGCTACCTGCCTTTTGAAGAATCAAATCTCTTGTCATTGTATAAAAAGGTTTGCCCTGCCATCTATTTGAAATGCAATTTGACGTTATCCATGCTTTTAACAGCATTTTAATAACATAGTCTTGGAGGTTCATGCTTCGTTGTGTTGTGTTCTTGAGGCAGCTTTTTTTTCTCTATGTTATGTGGAATATGACAAATGCTATTTTCTTTATCAAGAATCCTTTGATCATTGACCATGGACTGGTAAAATATCTAGTTTGCTTGCATGTCCTCTTCAGTATTCTGCCATGGTTCAAATTTTGGAATTGTAATTAATGTCTATGTTTCCTCTCCATACTTCTGTAAGTCCTTGCATTAAAAGTAATTCTCAGGTTTTTTTCTTGCatccaaccccccccccccaaaaaaaaggggggCAGGCATCATCATCTTGAAGTG carries:
- the LOC113708579 gene encoding CBL-interacting serine/threonine-protein kinase 23-like isoform X5, with product MKMASSRSSGGSGGFGASKTRVGRYELGKTLGEGTFAKVKFARNIETGENVAIKILDKEKILKHKMIGQIKREISTMKLIRHPNVIRMFEVMASKTKIYIVLEFVTGGELFDKIATKGRLKEDEARKYFQQLINAVDYCHSRGVCHRDLKPENLLLDANGVLKVSDFGLSALPQQVREDGLLHTTCGTPNYVAPEVINNKGYDGAKADLWSCGVILFVLMAGYLPFEESNLLSLYKKIFKAEFTCPPWFSSSAKRLVKRILDPNPQTESQNLVVERREEHPTTPLTMNAFELISTSQGLNLSSLFEKHMGFVKRETRFTSKRPANEIISKIEEAAVPLGFGVKKNNYKMKLQAEKTGRKGHLSVATEIYEVAPSLFMVELRKAGGDTLEFHKFYKNLSTGLKDIVWKTGDEAKEELNDACSLIPRGCWHLSVVIILTSEGPFKVIFVGIARSFRWLFIFY
- the LOC113708579 gene encoding CBL-interacting serine/threonine-protein kinase 23-like isoform X3, yielding MKMASSRSSGGSGGFGASKTRVGRYELGKTLGEGTFAKVKFARNIETGENVAIKILDKEKILKHKMIGQIKREISTMKLIRHPNVIRMFEVMASKTKIYIVLEFVTGGELFDKIATKGRLKEDEARKYFQQLINAVDYCHSRGVCHRDLKPENLLLDANGVLKVSDFGLSALPQQVREDGLLHTTCGTPNYVAPEVINNKGYDGAKADLWSCGVILFVLMAGYLPFEESNLLSLYKKIFKAEFTCPPWFSSSAKRLVKRILDPNPQTRITIAELIENDWFKKGYQPPVFQQEEVSLDDVDSVFDESAESQNLVVERREEHPTTPLTMNAFELISTSQGLNLSSLFEKHMGFVKRETRFTSKRPANEIISKIEEAAVPLGFGVKKNNYKMKLQAEKTGRKGHLSVATEIYEVAPSLFMVELRKAGGDTLEFHKFYKNLSTGLKDIVWKTGDEAKEELNDGVAGISASSSS
- the LOC113708579 gene encoding CBL-interacting serine/threonine-protein kinase 23-like isoform X6, with product MKMASSRSSGGSGGFGASKTRVGRYELGKTLGEGTFAKVKFARNIETGENVAIKILDKEKILKHKMIGQIKREISTMKLIRHPNVIRMFEVMASKTKIYIVLEFVTGGELFDKIATKGRLKEDEARKYFQQLINAVDYCHSRGVCHRDLKPENLLLDANGVLKVSDFGLSALPQQVREDGLLHTTCGTPNYVAPEVINNKGYDGAKADLWSCGVILFVLMAGYLPFEESNLLSLYKKIFKAEFTCPPWFSSSAKRLVKRILDPNPQTRITIAELIENDWFKKGYQPPVFQQEEVSLDDVDSVFDESAESQNLVVERREEHPTTPLTMNAFELISTSQGLNLSSLFEKHMGFVKRETRFTSKRPANEIISKIEEAAVPLGFGVKKNNYKMKLQAEKTGRKGHLSVATEIYEAIYLLQQRYMRWLLHSSWLSFARLEEILWNFTRHRSTYTCLFKWL
- the LOC113708579 gene encoding CBL-interacting serine/threonine-protein kinase 23-like isoform X4; protein product: MKMASSRSSGGSGGFGASKTRVGRYELGKTLGEGTFAKVKFARNIETGENVAIKILDKEKILKHKMIGQIKREISTMKLIRHPNVIRMFEVMASKTKIYIVLEFVTGGELFDKIATKGRLKEDEARKYFQQLINAVDYCHSRGVCHRDLKPENLLLDANGVLKVSDFGLSALPQQVREDGLLHTTCGTPNYVAPEVINNKGYDGAKADLWSCGVILFVLMAGYLPFEESNLLSLYKKIFKAEFTCPPWFSSSAKRLVKRILDPNPQTRITIAELIENDWFKKGYQPPVFQQEEVSLDDVDSVFDESAESQNLVVERREEHPTTPLTMNAFELISTSQGLNLSSLFEKHMGFVKRETRFTSKRPANEIISKIEEAAVPLGFGVKKNNYKMKLQAEKTGRKGHLSVATEIYEVAPSLFMVELRKAGGDTLEFHKFYKNLSTGLKDIVWKTGDEAKEELNDEPRNN
- the LOC113708579 gene encoding CBL-interacting serine/threonine-protein kinase 23-like isoform X8, which encodes MKMASSRSSGGSGGFGASKTRVGRYELGKTLGEGTFAKVKFARNIETGENVAIKILDKEKILKHKMIGQIKREISTMKLIRHPNVIRMFEVMASKTKIYIVLEFVTGGELFDKIATKGRLKEDEARKYFQQLINAVDYCHSRGVCHRDLKPENLLLDANGVLKVSDFGLSALPQQVREDGLLHTTCGTPNYVAPEVINNKGYDGAKADLWSCGVILFVLMAGYLPFEESNLLSLYKKIFKAEFTCPPWFSSSAKRLVKRILDPNPQTRITIAELIENDWFKKGYQPPVFQQEEVSLDDVDSVFDESAESQNLVVERREEHPTTPLTMNAFELISTSQGLNLSSLFEKHMGFVKRETRFTSKRPANEIISKIEEAAVPLGFGVKKNNYKMKLQAEKTGRKGHLSVATEIYEAIYLLQQRYMRWLLHSSWLSFARLEEILWNFTRLDSQK
- the LOC113708579 gene encoding CBL-interacting serine/threonine-protein kinase 23-like isoform X9 — translated: MKMASSRSSGGSGGFGASKTRVGRYELGKTLGEGTFAKVKFARNIETGENVAIKILDKEKILKHKMIGQIKREISTMKLIRHPNVIRMFEVMASKTKIYIVLEFVTGGELFDKIATKGRLKEDEARKYFQQLINAVDYCHSRGVCHRDLKPENLLLDANGVLKVSDFGLSALPQQVREDGLLHTTCGTPNYVAPEVINNKGYDGAKADLWSCGVILFVLMAGYLPFEESNLLSLYKKIFKAEFTCPPWFSSSAKRLVKRILDPNPQTRITIAELIENDWFKKGYQPPVFQQEEVSLDDVDSVFDESAESQNLVVERREEHPTTPLTMNAFELISTSQGLNLSSLFEKHMGFVKRETRFTSKRPANEIISKIEEAAVPLGFGVKKNNYKMKLQAEKTGRKGHLSVATEIYEVAPSLFMVELRKAGGDTLEFHKVRFTKISSICDLK
- the LOC113708579 gene encoding CBL-interacting serine/threonine-protein kinase 23-like isoform X7, with the translated sequence MKMASSRSSGGSGGFGASKTRVGRYELGKTLGEGTFAKVKFARNIETGENVAIKILDKEKILKHKMIGQIKREISTMKLIRHPNVIRMFEVMASKTKIYIVLEFVTGGELFDKIATKGRLKEDEARKYFQQLINAVDYCHSRGVCHRDLKPENLLLDANGVLKVSDFGLSALPQQVREDGLLHTTCGTPNYVAPEVINNKGYDGAKADLWSCGVILFVLMAGYLPFEESNLLSLYKKIFKAEFTCPPWFSSSAKRLVKRILDPNPQTRITIAELIENDWFKKGYQPPVFQQEEVSLDDVDSVFDESAESQNLVVERREEHPTTPLTMNAFELISTSQGLNLSSLFEKHMGFVKRETRFTSKRPANEIISKIEEAAVPLGFGVKKNNYKMKLQAEKTGRKGHLSVATEIYEAIYLLQQRYMRWLLHSSWLSFARLEEILWNFTSSTRTFQLG